A window of the Cicer arietinum cultivar CDC Frontier isolate Library 1 chromosome 6, Cicar.CDCFrontier_v2.0, whole genome shotgun sequence genome harbors these coding sequences:
- the LOC101492445 gene encoding inositol oxygenase 2-like: MTILVDSGSQFEDKNVHSEDTNELVLDGGFPVPNHASQNGFLAPEINSFGHSFRNYDEESERQKGVDEFYRLQHINQTYDFVNKMREEYKKFNKAEMSIWECCELLNEVVDESDPDLDEPQIQHLLQSAEAIRKDYPNEDWLHLTALIHDLGKILLLPKFGALPQWAVVGDTFPLGCAFDESNVLHKYFKDNLDTKCPAYSTKNGIYTEGCGLDNVTMSWGHDDYMYWVAKENGTTLPPAGLFIIRYHSFYPLHREGAYTHLMNEEDRENLKWLHVFNKYDLYSKSKVLIDVEEVKPYYLSLIEKYFPAKLRW, encoded by the exons ATGACCATACTCGTTGACTCTG GGTCACAATTTGAAGATAAAAATGTTCATTCTGAAGACACCAATGAACTTGTTCTCGATGGTGGATTTCCTGTTCCAAACCACGCTTCTCAAAATGGATTTTTGGCTCCTGAGATTAATTCATTTGGCCATTCCTTCAG AAATTATGATGAAGAAAGTGAAAGGCAAAAAGGTGTTGATGAATTCTATAGGTTACAACACATAAACCAGACATATGATTTT GTCAATAAAATGAGGGAAGAATACAAGAAATTTAACAAAGCAGAAATGAGCATATGGGAATGTTGTGAGTTGCTGAATGAGGTTGTGGATGAGAGTGATCCTGATTTGGATGAACCTCAAATTCAACATTTGTTGCAATCAGCTGAGGCTATTAGAAAAGATTATCCTAATGAAGATTGGTTGCATTTGACAGCTCTCATCCATG atCTTGGAAAAATTCTCCTGCTTCCTAAATTTGGTGCACTACCTCAATGGGCTGTTGTTG GGGACACATTTCCCTTAGGCTGTGCCTTTGATGAATCAAATGTTCTCCACAAg TATTTCAAGGACAACCTTGATACCAAATGTCCTGCTTATAGCACTAAGAATGGGATCTACACCGAAGGATGTGGATTAGATAATGTGACAATGTCATGGGGACATGATGATTATATGTATTGG GTTGCTAAAGAAAATGGCACCACTTTGCCACCAGCTGGATTGTTCATTATCAGATACCACTCCTTCTACC CTTTGCATAGGGAAGGTGCGTACACACACTTGATGAATGAAGAAGATCGTGAGAATTTGAAGTGGCTACACGTATTtaa CAAATATGATCTCTACAGCAAAAGCAAAGTTCTAATCGACGTTGAAGAAGTAAAACCATACTATTTATCGCTTATTGAGAAG TATTTCCCTGCAAAGCTTAGATGGTGA